Genomic DNA from Desulfonema ishimotonii:
ACCTCGTCGTCTTCAAAGACCGCTATTTGCTGCCGGAGTCTGTCAAAAAGCGGTTTGAAGGGCTTTAACAGATCTGAATCCTCGCATTCTGAAATCCTTTGTCTGAGCGTCCGAACAGAGGGAGCAATTTTCGGCCCCCGGCATGTTGAAATATTTTTGGAAAATCGCTCCATCTCATTGGCGACGTTTTTTAAAACCGCCGCAGTTTTGTCCTGCCCCCTTGTTGCCGCCAATGTTGGTGTGATCGCCTCCATTGCCAGGTTACGGGCATGTGAGGCGTCGCCGGATTTGATAAACCGGTCAATGGCAACACTCCATTCCATGAGAGTGTTGAAGGCGGTCAGATCAAAGACCGGAACATTACGGTCTTTCACAGGGAGATTGTCTGCATCCTGAATGCTCCCCAATACCTCAAATGCGCCGTAATAAATGCCGCTCAGATAAATATTTTTTACCACTTTTGCATAATTCATAACGACAATTGCCAGCATGGGAATTGAGCGAAACGCATGCGTTATATCGAGGATCACTTCATCCCCTTCGTTCAGTTGGGCCAGCACAGTATCAAAATTTTCCCATATCTCAGCTTCGCTTTTTCCCGCTTTTATGGGAATTTCATAAAAGGGCACAGCCAGATTCATATCCCGAATACATTGTTTCAGGCCCTTTCTCTGTTCCATTTCGCCGGTTTTGCGGTTTTTATGGCCGTTATCCAGCCAGTTTTTCTGACAGGCTTCATCCGTCAGGAAAGTAAGAATCCGGTCATTTGCTGACCATGTTTCGCAATGAAAGCCGATGGTTGCTTCCTGTACAAACCGGATATTTTCAAATGCTTTTTCTCCCAAGTGATAG
This window encodes:
- the csx2 gene encoding TIGR02221 family CRISPR-associated protein, with amino-acid sequence MAKVYISFLGTSDYLRCIYHLGEKAFENIRFVQEATIGFHCETWSANDRILTFLTDEACQKNWLDNGHKNRKTGEMEQRKGLKQCIRDMNLAVPFYEIPIKAGKSEAEIWENFDTVLAQLNEGDEVILDITHAFRSIPMLAIVVMNYAKVVKNIYLSGIYYGAFEVLGSIQDADNLPVKDRNVPVFDLTAFNTLMEWSVAIDRFIKSGDASHARNLAMEAITPTLAATRGQDKTAAVLKNVANEMERFSKNISTCRGPKIAPSVRTLRQRISECEDSDLLKPFKPLFDRLRQQIAVFEDDEVLAGIQAARWCLERNLIQQGFTILQETLVSFFVIRSGGSMTDITTRNLVNQAIAICGKGIPKNEWTGDARKYPEKIENYKRLIETYGDMIKTLSSIKPARNDLNHAGYTSESRTPDKFERELKKHLNQLETTFREPESSQ